The Deinococcus proteolyticus MRP genome includes a window with the following:
- a CDS encoding class I SAM-dependent methyltransferase, with product MGWPGFSRRELHTPELMDDPDCDLGTLYRTYEQFDRVNALVAGWPLVYRSHLRPFLRRDRANTLLDIGCGGGDVARHLIRWAARDGFTLRVLGIDADERAIAYAGAQTPMSGLHFRAVMSRELVREGQRFDLIISNHMLHHLSATELTGLLHDCEALGGRTVHSDIERSALAWAGFGAIMTPFFHDSFIVPDGMLSVRRSYRASELRRAVPPGWRVERPFPFRLLLTHAGADHA from the coding sequence GTGGGGTGGCCTGGCTTTTCCCGCCGCGAGCTGCACACGCCGGAGCTGATGGACGACCCCGACTGCGACCTGGGCACGCTGTATCGCACCTACGAGCAATTCGACCGGGTCAACGCGCTGGTGGCGGGCTGGCCGCTGGTCTACCGTTCGCACCTGCGGCCCTTTTTGCGCCGTGACCGTGCCAACACCCTGCTGGACATCGGATGCGGTGGGGGAGACGTGGCCCGGCACCTGATTCGCTGGGCAGCCCGCGACGGCTTTACGCTGCGGGTGCTGGGCATCGACGCCGACGAGAGGGCAATCGCCTACGCCGGGGCGCAGACGCCCATGTCGGGCCTGCATTTCCGGGCCGTGATGAGCCGTGAACTGGTGCGCGAGGGCCAGCGCTTCGACCTCATCATTTCCAACCACATGCTGCACCACCTGTCCGCCACGGAGCTGACCGGGTTGCTGCACGACTGCGAAGCGCTGGGCGGGCGCACCGTCCATTCGGACATCGAGCGCTCGGCGCTGGCCTGGGCAGGGTTCGGGGCCATCATGACGCCCTTTTTCCACGATTCGTTTATCGTGCCCGACGGGATGCTGTCGGTGCGCCGCAGCTACCGCGCTTCCGAGCTGCGCCGCGCCGTGCCGCCCGGCTGGCGGGTGGAGCGCCCCTTTCCGTTCCGGCTGCTGCTGACCCATGCTGGAGCGGACCATGCTTGA
- a CDS encoding type III polyketide synthase, whose protein sequence is MSAYLLATGTAVPPHVYPQDMVRDMIKNQARLGRLARRLVPAAFNASGIDQRHSVIGDYRPGSGGGAFYDEATGEMLTPSTGARNAVYVREATPLFVEAGRRALEASGLGAGDITHVVTVSCTGFFAPGPDYMVVRQLGLRPTTGRYHVGFMGCYAAFPALKMAKAFCDADPEAAVMVICTELCTLHVNPGDDPDSILSSTVFADGAAAAVVSGRPPQAGRQALRLDAFETTLTPPGEGEKDMAWSVGDQGYEMVLSSYVPDIIENHLHGALGPLLLNLAAELHASGAEVEHWAVHPGGRAILDKVQGSLGLSEEQMRPSREVLREYGNMSSATVLFIIGRLLDTAQPGERACAMAFGPGLTVESGLMTAVLGE, encoded by the coding sequence GTGAGCGCCTATCTGCTTGCCACCGGCACCGCCGTGCCGCCCCACGTGTACCCGCAGGACATGGTGCGCGACATGATCAAGAATCAGGCCCGGCTGGGCCGGCTGGCGCGGCGGCTGGTGCCAGCAGCATTCAACGCTTCGGGTATTGACCAGCGCCACAGCGTGATTGGCGACTACCGGCCCGGCTCGGGCGGCGGAGCCTTTTACGACGAGGCCACCGGGGAGATGCTGACCCCCAGCACCGGGGCACGCAACGCCGTGTACGTGCGGGAAGCCACGCCGCTGTTCGTGGAAGCGGGCCGGCGGGCGCTGGAGGCCAGCGGCCTGGGCGCAGGCGACATCACCCATGTGGTGACGGTGTCCTGCACCGGATTCTTCGCGCCGGGGCCGGACTATATGGTGGTGCGCCAGCTGGGGCTGCGGCCCACCACCGGGCGGTATCACGTGGGATTCATGGGCTGTTATGCGGCTTTTCCGGCGCTGAAGATGGCCAAAGCCTTCTGCGACGCCGACCCGGAAGCTGCCGTGATGGTCATCTGCACCGAGCTGTGTACCCTGCACGTGAACCCCGGCGACGACCCCGACTCTATCCTGTCCAGCACGGTCTTTGCGGACGGCGCAGCGGCGGCGGTGGTGAGTGGCCGCCCCCCCCAGGCCGGACGGCAGGCCCTGCGGCTGGACGCCTTCGAAACTACCCTGACCCCGCCCGGCGAGGGCGAAAAGGACATGGCCTGGAGTGTAGGCGACCAGGGCTACGAGATGGTGCTGAGCAGCTACGTGCCCGACATCATCGAAAACCACCTGCACGGGGCGCTGGGGCCGCTGCTGCTGAACCTGGCCGCCGAACTGCATGCCAGCGGCGCCGAAGTTGAGCACTGGGCTGTGCACCCTGGCGGGCGGGCCATTCTGGACAAGGTGCAGGGCAGCCTGGGCCTCAGCGAGGAGCAGATGCGCCCCTCGCGCGAGGTGCTGCGCGAGTACGGCAACATGAGCAGCGCCACGGTGCTGTTTATCATCGGGCGGCTGCTGGACACGGCGCAGCCGGGTGAGCGGGCCTGCGCGATGGCATTCGGTCCTGGCCTGACGGTGGAATCGGGCCTGATGACTGCCGTGCTGGGAGAATAG
- a CDS encoding FAD-dependent oxidoreductase encodes MLDVAIVGGGPVGLYLGGLLAQAGLDIAVLDRRTQAPPHSKAIGIHPRALHGFGRLGVLEPMRAAGITIRRGLLLGGGGRVLGELDFAGADPQHPYILSLPQMQTEALLTGRLEELAPGALRRPVTVTGIEERGNSLNVQLEQDGQVQTLTARHVVAADGWRSGLRQAAGIAFPGGPYPDRYLMGDFPDTTPFGESAMIALTAAGVTECFPLPGGLRRWVVHTGSTLLDSAGPETLARIVRERTGLPIPAAECRMLSAFTVRRHLAERMVRGRLSLIGDAAHVVSPIGGQGMNLGWLDADVLAPLLIRAVRGEKVPEAEWHHWETQRRRSAWVAARQAEANMSAGRPTTPARQQARERLLAGLLGPHTAPLLASAFTMRWL; translated from the coding sequence ATGCTTGACGTGGCTATCGTGGGTGGCGGCCCGGTGGGGCTGTACCTGGGCGGGCTGCTGGCCCAGGCGGGGCTGGATATTGCTGTGCTGGACCGCCGCACCCAGGCGCCTCCGCACTCCAAGGCCATTGGTATTCACCCCCGCGCCCTGCATGGGTTCGGGCGGCTGGGGGTGCTGGAACCCATGCGGGCGGCAGGTATCACCATTCGCCGTGGCCTGCTGCTGGGCGGCGGAGGCCGGGTGCTGGGCGAGCTGGACTTCGCCGGGGCCGACCCGCAGCACCCCTACATTCTCTCGCTGCCGCAGATGCAGACCGAGGCCCTGCTGACCGGGCGGCTGGAAGAATTGGCCCCGGGTGCCCTGCGCCGCCCGGTCACCGTGACCGGGATAGAGGAGCGCGGCAACAGCCTGAACGTGCAGCTGGAGCAGGATGGGCAGGTGCAGACCCTTACAGCCCGCCATGTCGTCGCTGCCGACGGCTGGCGCTCCGGGCTGCGGCAGGCGGCCGGCATCGCCTTTCCGGGTGGCCCCTATCCCGACCGCTACCTGATGGGTGACTTTCCCGACACCACTCCTTTTGGCGAAAGTGCCATGATTGCGCTGACGGCGGCGGGCGTGACCGAGTGTTTTCCGCTGCCAGGCGGGCTGCGCCGCTGGGTGGTGCATACCGGCTCCACGCTGCTGGACAGTGCTGGCCCTGAAACCCTGGCCCGCATCGTCCGGGAACGCACCGGCTTACCCATTCCCGCTGCCGAGTGCCGGATGCTCAGCGCCTTTACCGTGCGGCGGCACCTGGCAGAGCGGATGGTGCGCGGCCGCCTCAGCCTGATTGGGGACGCGGCCCATGTGGTCAGCCCGATTGGCGGGCAGGGCATGAACCTGGGCTGGCTGGACGCCGACGTCTTGGCCCCGCTGCTGATTCGTGCGGTGCGCGGCGAGAAAGTCCCGGAGGCCGAGTGGCACCACTGGGAGACGCAGCGCCGCCGCTCCGCGTGGGTGGCCGCCCGGCAGGCTGAAGCCAACATGAGCGCCGGCCGCCCCACCACTCCGGCCCGGCAGCAAGCCCGCGAACGCCTGCTGGCGGGCCTGCTGGGGCCACATACTGCCCCGCTGCTGGCGAGCGCCTTCACCATGCGCTGGCTGTAG